Proteins encoded in a region of the Streptomyces sp. NBC_00310 genome:
- the efeO gene encoding iron uptake system protein EfeO, with the protein MRPLRLSVVTAATAVAALTAVTGCTEKSSAGADGVIAVTATDTECEVSKKEFPAGHIELDIENKGSKVTEVYVLFPDDRVVTERENIGPGTKQKVTAEVKEGEYQIACKPGMKGDGIRQDVTATGSGKVAERDPRLDKAVASYRKYAQAQADETVPLTKVFAEAVKDGDVEAAKKAYAPSRIGWERTEPVAESFGDIDPKVDLREDGLEEGQDLERDWTGWHRLERSLWRDGKLTDRDSELADQLVTDLEDWQKRVGKAEITPTSMANGAKELLDEVATGKVTGEEERYSHTDLVDFKANVEGAEESYTLLKAVAAENDPELTKELDQQFAALNTLLDKYRADKTGYDFVSYDKVGKDDRKELSDAVNALAEPLSQLAAAVVK; encoded by the coding sequence ATGCGCCCCCTCAGACTCTCCGTCGTCACCGCCGCCACGGCCGTGGCGGCCCTGACCGCCGTCACCGGCTGCACCGAGAAGAGCAGTGCGGGCGCGGACGGGGTCATCGCCGTGACCGCGACCGACACCGAGTGCGAGGTGTCGAAGAAGGAGTTCCCGGCGGGGCACATCGAGCTGGACATCGAGAACAAGGGCTCCAAGGTCACCGAGGTCTACGTCCTCTTCCCGGACGACCGGGTGGTCACCGAGCGCGAGAACATCGGCCCCGGCACCAAGCAGAAGGTCACCGCCGAGGTGAAGGAGGGCGAGTACCAGATCGCCTGCAAGCCCGGTATGAAGGGCGACGGCATCCGGCAGGACGTCACGGCCACGGGCAGCGGCAAGGTCGCCGAGCGCGATCCCCGGCTCGACAAGGCCGTCGCCTCGTACCGCAAGTACGCGCAGGCCCAGGCCGACGAGACCGTCCCGCTGACGAAGGTGTTCGCCGAGGCCGTCAAGGACGGGGACGTCGAGGCCGCGAAGAAGGCGTACGCGCCCTCCCGTATCGGCTGGGAGCGCACCGAGCCGGTCGCCGAGTCCTTCGGTGACATCGACCCGAAGGTCGACCTGCGCGAGGACGGTCTGGAGGAGGGTCAGGACCTGGAGAGGGACTGGACCGGCTGGCACCGGCTGGAGCGCTCGCTCTGGCGGGACGGCAAGCTCACCGACCGCGACTCCGAGCTGGCCGACCAACTGGTGACCGACCTGGAGGACTGGCAGAAGCGGGTCGGCAAGGCCGAGATCACCCCGACCTCCATGGCCAACGGCGCCAAGGAACTCCTCGACGAGGTCGCCACCGGCAAGGTCACCGGCGAGGAGGAGCGCTACTCGCACACCGACCTCGTCGACTTCAAGGCCAACGTCGAGGGCGCCGAGGAGTCGTACACGCTGCTGAAGGCCGTCGCCGCCGAGAACGACCCGGAGCTGACGAAGGAACTCGACCAGCAGTTCGCGGCGCTGAACACGCTGCTCGACAAGTACCGTGCGGACAAGACCGGTTACGACTTCGTCTCCTACGACAAGGTGGGCAAGGACGACCGCAAGGAGCTGTCGGACGCGGTCAACGCGCTCGCCGAGCCGCTCTCCCAGCTCGCGGCAGCCGTGGTGAAGTGA
- the map gene encoding type I methionyl aminopeptidase produces the protein MSGQSLLAPGKLSPTRPVPGNIRRPEYVGKPAPTPYTGPEVQTPETIEAMRIAGRIAARAMAEAAKHIAPGVTTDELDRVAHEYMCDHGAYPSTLGYRGFPKSLCTSVNEVICHGIPDSTVLRDGDIVNLDVTAYIGGVHGDNNATYLVGDVDEESSLLVERTRESLARAIKAVRPGRQINIIGRVIESYAKRFGYGVVRDFTGHGINSSFHSGLIVPHYDSPHATTVIQTGMTFTIEPMLTLGSYDYDMWDDGWTVVTKDRRRTAQFEHTLAVTETGAEILTLP, from the coding sequence ATGTCTGGCCAGTCGCTGCTCGCACCGGGGAAGCTCTCCCCCACCCGCCCCGTCCCGGGAAACATCCGCCGACCCGAGTACGTGGGCAAGCCCGCCCCGACTCCGTACACCGGGCCGGAGGTGCAGACGCCCGAGACCATCGAGGCGATGCGGATCGCCGGCCGGATCGCGGCGCGGGCGATGGCCGAGGCGGCCAAGCACATCGCTCCCGGGGTCACCACGGACGAACTGGACCGGGTCGCGCACGAGTACATGTGCGACCACGGGGCCTACCCCTCGACCCTCGGCTACCGGGGCTTCCCCAAGTCGCTGTGCACCTCGGTCAACGAGGTCATCTGCCACGGCATCCCCGACTCGACCGTGCTGCGCGACGGCGACATCGTCAACCTGGACGTGACGGCGTACATCGGCGGCGTCCACGGCGACAACAACGCCACCTACCTGGTGGGGGACGTGGACGAGGAGTCGTCGCTTCTCGTCGAGCGGACCCGGGAGTCCCTCGCCCGGGCCATCAAGGCGGTCAGGCCCGGCCGGCAGATCAACATCATCGGGCGGGTCATCGAGTCGTACGCGAAGCGGTTCGGGTACGGGGTCGTGCGCGACTTCACCGGGCACGGGATCAACTCGTCGTTCCACTCCGGGCTGATCGTCCCGCACTACGACTCCCCGCACGCCACCACCGTGATCCAGACCGGGATGACGTTCACGATCGAGCCGATGCTCACGCTCGGGTCGTACGACTACGACATGTGGGACGACGGCTGGACGGTCGTGACGAAGGACCGCCGGCGGACCGCCCAGTTCGAGCACACGCTGGCGGTGACGGAGACCGGCGCGGAGATCCTCACGCTGCCGTAG
- a CDS encoding sialidase family protein codes for MTPTPQSSVPFHAGREGYASFRIPAVVATATGGLLAFCEGRVGGREDFGNIDIVVKRSTDGGRTWGPLQVAAKNGDALAGNPAPVVLDSGRILLVHVRNAALATEDAIRRGAVTAADGRRVWVRHSDDEGATWSSPREITEQAKKPEWRWYATTPGHALQLSTGRVVVPANHSLPPAGTDNGTEGKYNGGHCLLSDDQGTTWRIGYVDDNTDGYINANETTATELPDGRVYFNTRNDSPAPGTRADAHSADGGRSLVKPFRPQAGLVGPVVEGSVLQLRDPDLLLYSGPADPGFRALMTVRASTDHGVTWRPVHTVDGLPAAYSDLVRVDEETVGLLYETGDFSAYETITFRRIPLADLTGAAASASAAGAGAGAGAGAAASAAGAVVSP; via the coding sequence ATGACCCCCACGCCCCAGTCCAGCGTCCCCTTCCACGCCGGCCGCGAGGGCTACGCCAGTTTCCGGATCCCGGCGGTCGTCGCCACCGCCACCGGCGGCCTGCTCGCCTTCTGCGAGGGCAGGGTCGGCGGGCGGGAGGACTTCGGGAACATCGACATCGTGGTGAAGCGGTCGACGGACGGAGGCCGGACGTGGGGCCCGCTCCAGGTCGCCGCCAAGAACGGTGACGCCCTCGCGGGGAACCCCGCCCCCGTCGTCCTCGACTCCGGCCGGATCCTGCTGGTCCACGTCCGCAACGCCGCCCTCGCCACGGAGGACGCCATCCGACGCGGCGCCGTGACCGCGGCGGACGGGCGCAGGGTGTGGGTGCGGCACAGCGACGACGAGGGGGCGACCTGGTCGAGCCCCAGGGAGATCACCGAACAGGCCAAGAAGCCCGAGTGGCGGTGGTACGCCACCACACCCGGCCACGCGCTCCAGCTCTCCACCGGCCGCGTCGTCGTCCCCGCCAACCACTCCCTCCCGCCCGCCGGCACGGACAACGGCACGGAGGGCAAGTACAACGGCGGACACTGCCTGCTGAGCGACGACCAGGGCACCACCTGGCGCATCGGGTACGTCGACGACAACACCGACGGCTACATCAACGCCAACGAGACCACCGCCACCGAACTCCCCGACGGCCGCGTCTACTTCAACACCCGCAACGACTCCCCGGCCCCCGGCACCCGCGCCGACGCCCACTCCGCCGACGGCGGCCGGAGCCTGGTCAAGCCGTTCCGGCCGCAGGCGGGCCTCGTCGGCCCGGTCGTCGAGGGCAGCGTCCTCCAGCTCCGCGACCCCGACCTGCTCCTCTACTCCGGTCCGGCCGACCCCGGCTTCCGCGCCCTGATGACCGTCCGCGCCAGCACCGACCACGGCGTCACCTGGCGCCCCGTCCACACCGTCGACGGCCTGCCCGCCGCGTACTCCGACCTCGTACGGGTCGACGAGGAGACCGTCGGACTGCTCTACGAGACGGGCGACTTCAGCGCGTACGAGACGATCACGTTCCGGCGGATCCCTCTCGCTGACCTCACCGGAGCCGCCGCATCCGCATCCGCAGCCGGAGCCGGAGCCGGAGCCGGAGCCGGAGCCGCCGCATCCGCAGCCGGAGCCGTCGTATCGCCGTGA
- the efeB gene encoding iron uptake transporter deferrochelatase/peroxidase subunit has translation MTTEDTPEPTPRPASENSRTPSRRSLIGWGGAGLALGAAAAGGAVAVARTGEDGGSSGAGGPIAFHGTHQAGIATPVQDRLHFAAFDVKTDDRAEFVTMLKDWTAAARRMTAGKAVGDGGYGGLAEAPPDDTGEALGLQPSRLTLTIGFGPSLFERFDLAGQRPEALVDLPQFAGDNLDRARSGGDLCVQACADDPQVAVHAIRNLARIGFGKVSVRWSQLGFGKTSSTTPEAQTPRNLMGFKDGTRNIAGTETARLKKFVWVGEKDVDENSAWMTGGSYLVARRIRMHIETWDRTSLREQEDIFGRDKGEGAPVGKAKERDEPFLKAMLPDAHVRLAHPDSNDGATLLRRGYSFTDGTDGLGRLDAGLFFLAYQRDVRTGFIPVQRNLATDALNEYIQHVGSAVFAVPPGVRDADDWWGRALFSKEA, from the coding sequence ATGACCACCGAGGACACCCCCGAGCCCACCCCCCGTCCCGCGTCCGAGAACTCCCGTACTCCGTCGAGACGTTCGCTGATCGGCTGGGGCGGTGCCGGGCTCGCGCTCGGTGCCGCCGCGGCCGGCGGCGCGGTGGCGGTGGCCCGCACCGGCGAGGACGGCGGTTCCTCGGGTGCGGGCGGCCCGATCGCCTTCCACGGCACCCACCAGGCCGGTATCGCCACGCCCGTGCAGGACCGGCTGCACTTCGCCGCGTTCGACGTGAAGACGGACGACCGCGCCGAGTTCGTGACGATGCTGAAGGACTGGACGGCCGCCGCGCGCCGGATGACGGCCGGGAAGGCGGTCGGCGACGGCGGGTACGGCGGTCTGGCGGAGGCCCCGCCGGACGACACCGGCGAGGCGCTGGGGCTGCAGCCGTCCCGGCTGACGCTGACGATCGGCTTCGGGCCGTCGCTGTTCGAGAGGTTCGATCTGGCGGGGCAGCGGCCCGAGGCGCTGGTGGACCTGCCGCAGTTCGCCGGCGACAACCTGGACCGGGCCCGCAGCGGCGGTGACCTGTGCGTCCAGGCCTGCGCGGACGATCCGCAGGTCGCGGTGCACGCCATCCGCAACCTCGCCCGCATCGGCTTCGGCAAGGTGTCGGTCCGCTGGTCGCAGCTCGGCTTCGGCAAGACCTCCTCGACCACGCCCGAGGCGCAGACCCCGCGCAACCTCATGGGGTTCAAGGACGGCACCCGCAACATCGCGGGGACGGAGACGGCCCGGCTGAAGAAGTTCGTGTGGGTGGGCGAGAAGGACGTCGACGAGAACTCGGCGTGGATGACCGGCGGCTCGTATCTCGTCGCCCGGCGCATCCGGATGCACATCGAGACCTGGGACCGGACCTCGCTGCGGGAGCAGGAGGACATCTTCGGCCGTGACAAGGGCGAGGGCGCCCCGGTGGGCAAGGCGAAGGAGCGGGACGAGCCGTTCCTGAAGGCGATGCTGCCGGACGCGCACGTACGGCTCGCGCACCCCGACTCCAACGACGGGGCGACGCTCCTGCGCCGCGGCTACTCCTTCACCGACGGCACGGACGGTCTGGGCCGCCTGGACGCGGGCCTGTTCTTCCTCGCCTACCAGCGCGATGTGCGGACGGGGTTCATCCCGGTCCAGCGCAACCTGGCCACGGACGCGCTCAACGAGTACATCCAGCACGTGGGTTCGGCGGTCTTCGCGGTGCCGCCGGGCGTCCGGGACGCGGACGACTGGTGGGGCCGGGCGCTGTTCTCGAAGGAGGCGTAG
- a CDS encoding biliverdin-producing heme oxygenase: protein MNASVASDTAFSTLIRTASHEQHTEVVSTTFMDDMLGGKLGIEAYTRYTEQLWFVYEALESAAPGLAGDPVAGPFIQPELMRLAALERDLEYLRGPGWRSTLTALPATEAYAARVAECARTWAGGYVAHHYTRYLGDLSGGQIVRDRAEKTWGLARKGDGVRFYVFEEITNPAAFKRGYRELLDRVRADDLEKQRIVSECKRAFALNTAVFLALGEEFPLSA, encoded by the coding sequence ATGAACGCGTCGGTCGCATCGGACACGGCGTTCTCCACGCTCATCCGCACCGCCTCGCACGAACAGCACACCGAGGTGGTGTCCACGACGTTCATGGACGACATGCTGGGCGGCAAACTCGGCATCGAGGCGTACACGCGGTACACCGAGCAGTTGTGGTTCGTGTACGAGGCGCTGGAGAGCGCCGCGCCGGGGCTGGCCGGGGACCCCGTCGCGGGGCCGTTCATCCAGCCCGAGCTGATGCGGCTGGCGGCGCTGGAGCGCGACCTGGAGTATCTGCGCGGCCCCGGCTGGCGCTCGACGCTCACGGCGCTGCCGGCGACCGAGGCGTACGCGGCGCGGGTCGCCGAGTGCGCGCGCACCTGGGCCGGCGGTTATGTGGCCCACCACTACACGCGGTACCTCGGTGACCTCTCCGGCGGGCAGATCGTCCGGGACCGGGCCGAGAAGACCTGGGGCCTCGCCAGGAAGGGTGACGGGGTCCGGTTCTACGTCTTCGAGGAGATCACCAACCCGGCCGCGTTCAAGCGCGGGTACCGGGAGCTGCTGGACCGGGTGCGGGCCGATGACCTGGAGAAGCAGCGGATCGTGAGTGAGTGCAAGCGGGCGTTCGCGCTGAACACCGCGGTCTTTCTCGCGCTGGGTGAGGAATTCCCCCTCAGCGCGTGA
- the npdG gene encoding NADPH-dependent F420 reductase: MTSTDSAQQPPVKAAAKAPAKDPWDLPDVSGLVVGVLGGTGPQGKGLAYRLAKAGQKVIIGSRAADRAQGVAEELGHGVEGADNAETARRSDIVIVAVPWDGHGKTLESLREELAGKLVVDCVNPLGFDKKGAYALKPEEGSAAEQAAALLPDSRVTAAFHHLSAVLLEDPEIEEIDTDVMVLGEERADVEIVQALAGRIPGMRGIFAGRLRNAHQVESLVANLISVNRRYKAHAGIRLTDV, translated from the coding sequence ATGACCTCTACTGACAGTGCACAGCAGCCCCCCGTGAAGGCCGCCGCGAAGGCCCCGGCCAAGGACCCCTGGGACCTGCCGGACGTGTCGGGGCTCGTCGTCGGCGTGCTCGGCGGCACCGGGCCGCAGGGCAAGGGCCTCGCCTACCGACTCGCCAAGGCCGGCCAGAAGGTGATCATCGGGTCGCGGGCCGCCGACCGTGCCCAGGGCGTCGCCGAGGAACTCGGACACGGCGTCGAGGGCGCCGACAACGCCGAGACCGCCCGCCGCAGCGACATCGTGATCGTCGCGGTGCCGTGGGACGGGCACGGCAAGACCCTCGAATCGCTGCGCGAGGAACTGGCCGGCAAGCTCGTCGTCGACTGTGTCAACCCGCTCGGCTTCGACAAGAAGGGCGCCTACGCGCTGAAGCCGGAGGAGGGCAGCGCCGCCGAGCAGGCCGCCGCCCTGCTGCCGGACTCGCGCGTCACCGCCGCCTTCCACCACCTCTCCGCCGTCCTCCTCGAAGACCCGGAGATCGAGGAGATCGACACGGATGTGATGGTCCTCGGCGAGGAGCGGGCCGACGTCGAGATCGTGCAGGCGCTGGCGGGCCGCATCCCCGGTATGCGCGGCATCTTCGCCGGCCGGCTGCGCAACGCCCACCAGGTCGAGTCCCTGGTCGCCAACCTGATCTCCGTCAACCGCCGCTACAAGGCACACGCGGGCATCCGCCTGACGGACGTGTAG
- a CDS encoding site-2 protease family protein, translating into MTTAASRRSDRRISPVFLGIVAVMAVTGWATWTGFAEQPGLAVFLFVTSAWIVSLCLHEYAHARTALHSGDISIGAKGYLTLNPLKYTHALLSIVLPVVFVIMGGIGLPGGAVFIERGRIQGRWKHSLISAAGPLTNVLFAAVCTAPFWLGVTDGVPTAFLFALAFLAMLQVTAAILNFLPVPGLDGYGVIEPWLSYKIRRQVEPLAPFGLLLVFAVLWIPAVNGVFWDVIDAFMRGLGIEDQLSDCGYWLYRFWRADSDICLTGM; encoded by the coding sequence ATGACCACCGCCGCGTCCCGCCGGAGTGACCGGAGGATCAGCCCCGTCTTCCTGGGGATCGTGGCCGTGATGGCGGTCACCGGATGGGCCACGTGGACCGGGTTCGCCGAGCAGCCCGGCCTGGCCGTGTTCCTGTTCGTGACCTCGGCGTGGATCGTCTCGCTGTGTCTGCACGAGTACGCGCACGCCCGCACCGCCCTGCACAGCGGCGACATCTCCATCGGCGCCAAGGGCTATCTGACCCTCAACCCGCTGAAGTACACGCACGCCCTGCTCAGCATCGTGCTGCCCGTCGTGTTCGTGATCATGGGCGGTATCGGTCTGCCCGGTGGCGCGGTGTTCATCGAGCGCGGCCGTATCCAGGGCCGCTGGAAGCACAGCCTGATCTCGGCGGCGGGCCCGCTGACGAACGTCCTGTTCGCGGCCGTCTGCACCGCGCCGTTCTGGCTGGGCGTCACGGACGGCGTGCCGACGGCCTTCCTCTTCGCCCTCGCCTTCCTCGCGATGCTCCAGGTCACGGCGGCGATCCTGAACTTCCTGCCGGTGCCCGGCCTGGACGGCTACGGCGTCATCGAGCCCTGGCTGTCGTACAAGATCCGCCGTCAGGTGGAGCCGCTCGCGCCCTTCGGTCTGCTGCTCGTCTTCGCGGTGCTGTGGATCCCGGCGGTGAACGGCGTGTTCTGGGACGTGATCGACGCGTTCATGCGGGGCCTGGGGATCGAGGACCAGCTGTCCGACTGCGGCTACTGGCTCTACCGCTTCTGGCGCGCGGACAGCGACATCTGCCTCACCGGGATGTGA
- a CDS encoding heme ABC transporter ATP-binding protein, translating to MTSRTRGTRGTRGQSLRALLRGRLGPGVPAPPPPCHPGDVLAEAEGVTVRLGAREVLHGVRVAARAGEVLALVGPNGAGKSTLLGALAADLPVDGGVVRVHGRPASEWSAPELALRRAVLPQSAALSFPFTVEEVVRMGRAPWVRQPAVDGEADPDDAAVAEAMAVTEVTGFAARPFSALSGGERARVALARVLAQRAPLLLLDEPTAALDLRHQELVLRVCRARARAGDAVVVVLHDLGLAAAYADRVAVLRDGRIAADGPPAGVFEEELLSEVYGQPVEVFPHPRTGDALITPKRDS from the coding sequence ATGACGTCCAGGACGAGAGGGACGAGAGGGACGAGAGGGCAGTCTCTGCGAGCGCTGCTCAGGGGGCGCCTGGGTCCGGGTGTCCCCGCTCCCCCTCCCCCGTGCCACCCCGGTGACGTCCTCGCCGAAGCCGAGGGCGTCACCGTCCGGCTCGGTGCCCGGGAGGTGCTGCACGGCGTCCGTGTCGCCGCCCGCGCGGGCGAGGTGCTCGCGCTCGTCGGACCCAACGGCGCGGGCAAGTCGACGCTGCTGGGCGCGCTGGCGGCGGATCTGCCGGTCGACGGCGGTGTCGTACGGGTGCACGGGCGGCCGGCGAGTGAGTGGTCGGCGCCCGAACTGGCGCTGCGACGGGCGGTGTTGCCCCAGTCGGCGGCGCTGTCGTTCCCGTTCACGGTGGAGGAGGTCGTACGGATGGGGCGGGCGCCCTGGGTGCGGCAGCCGGCCGTGGACGGCGAGGCGGACCCCGACGACGCGGCCGTGGCGGAGGCGATGGCGGTCACGGAGGTCACCGGGTTCGCGGCCCGGCCGTTCTCGGCGCTGAGCGGCGGCGAGCGCGCCCGGGTGGCGCTGGCGCGGGTGCTCGCCCAGCGTGCGCCGCTGTTGCTGCTGGACGAGCCGACGGCCGCGCTGGACCTGCGGCATCAGGAGCTGGTGCTGCGGGTGTGCCGGGCGCGGGCGCGGGCCGGGGACGCGGTCGTCGTCGTCCTGCACGATCTGGGGCTGGCGGCGGCGTACGCGGACCGGGTAGCCGTGCTGCGCGACGGGCGGATCGCGGCGGACGGACCGCCGGCCGGGGTCTTCGAGGAGGAGTTGCTGTCGGAGGTGTACGGGCAGCCGGTCGAGGTGTTCCCGCATCCGCGGACCGGTGATGCCCTGATCACACCGAAACGGGATTCTTGA
- a CDS encoding MHYT domain-containing protein, whose amino-acid sequence MNATVSNFYYGAATPVAAYLLACLGAALGLRCTTRSLRRRHRRAGWLALGATSIGCGIWTMHFIAMIGFNIQGALVDYDTTKTLLSLAVAIGVVAVGLFLVGYRGASPLTLATAGAVTGLGVAAMHYLGMAAMHTNGTLHYDTPTVTLSVVIAVIAATAALWAAVSIHTLWASIGASMIMGVAVTGMHYTGMASVSVHLTGRSAVSQSSADLLSFLLAMLAGPLVALLISAVVVMFDPDMVLGDAQWERTAAPSSRKDGLDAPTRQRALHDGRPSTPAEW is encoded by the coding sequence ATGAACGCCACCGTCTCCAACTTCTATTACGGCGCCGCGACCCCGGTCGCGGCTTATCTGCTGGCCTGCCTCGGGGCCGCGCTCGGGCTGAGGTGCACGACCCGGTCACTGAGACGCCGGCACCGCAGAGCGGGGTGGCTGGCCCTGGGGGCCACATCGATCGGCTGCGGCATCTGGACCATGCACTTCATCGCCATGATCGGCTTCAACATCCAGGGCGCGCTGGTCGACTACGACACGACGAAGACGCTGCTCAGCCTCGCGGTCGCCATCGGCGTGGTCGCGGTCGGCTTGTTCCTCGTCGGCTACCGGGGCGCTTCCCCGCTGACACTGGCGACGGCCGGCGCGGTCACCGGGCTCGGCGTCGCGGCCATGCACTACCTCGGTATGGCCGCCATGCACACCAACGGCACACTCCACTACGACACCCCGACGGTGACCCTCTCCGTCGTCATCGCCGTCATCGCCGCCACGGCGGCCCTGTGGGCGGCCGTCTCCATCCACACGCTGTGGGCCAGCATCGGGGCGAGCATGATCATGGGCGTGGCCGTGACCGGTATGCACTACACCGGCATGGCCTCCGTCTCCGTCCACCTCACCGGCCGGTCCGCCGTCTCGCAGTCCTCCGCCGACCTGCTGTCGTTCCTGCTGGCCATGCTCGCGGGCCCGCTCGTCGCCCTCCTGATCTCCGCCGTCGTCGTCATGTTCGACCCCGACATGGTGCTCGGCGACGCCCAGTGGGAGCGCACGGCGGCACCCTCCTCTCGCAAGGACGGACTCGACGCTCCCACGCGGCAGCGGGCTTTGCACGACGGCCGCCCCTCCACTCCCGCGGAGTGGTGA
- a CDS encoding FecCD family ABC transporter permease: MLVPVAGGLGAYPIPTGDVISSVAHRIGLGGARLERVPESVLWNVRFPRIVLASLIGASLGCAGALMQGIFGNPLAEPSVIGVSLGAAVGAVATIAFGITFLGTWTVSVFAFVAGVITVFVVYGMSRSGGRTEVVTLILTGIAVNAFAGATIGLFIFLAQDTAAVNQITFWQLGSLAQSTWPKVLAVLPCAVIGLTVAPLYARRLDLLALGERPARHLGVDVERLRVVLILVVALLTAAAVSVSGVIGFVGLVVPHLLRMAAGPGHRFLIPGSALAGAVVLLAADLAARTIVQPAELPLGVLTALIGSPFFFWLLRRTRRKQGGWA, translated from the coding sequence GTGCTGGTCCCCGTCGCCGGCGGACTCGGGGCCTACCCGATCCCCACCGGTGACGTGATCTCCTCGGTCGCCCATCGGATCGGGCTCGGCGGGGCGCGGCTCGAACGCGTCCCCGAGTCGGTGCTGTGGAACGTGCGGTTCCCGCGGATCGTGCTGGCCTCGCTGATCGGGGCATCGCTCGGGTGCGCGGGCGCTCTGATGCAGGGGATCTTCGGGAACCCGCTGGCGGAGCCGAGTGTCATCGGGGTCTCGCTGGGCGCGGCGGTGGGCGCGGTCGCGACGATCGCGTTCGGGATCACGTTCCTCGGCACCTGGACGGTGTCGGTGTTCGCGTTCGTCGCCGGTGTGATCACCGTGTTCGTGGTGTACGGGATGTCGCGGTCGGGCGGGCGCACGGAGGTCGTGACGCTGATCCTCACCGGTATCGCGGTGAACGCGTTCGCGGGCGCCACGATCGGGCTGTTCATCTTCCTGGCGCAGGACACGGCGGCCGTCAACCAGATCACCTTCTGGCAGTTGGGCTCGCTCGCGCAGTCGACGTGGCCGAAGGTGCTGGCCGTCCTGCCGTGCGCGGTGATCGGGCTGACCGTGGCGCCCCTGTACGCGCGGAGGCTGGACCTGCTCGCGCTGGGTGAGCGGCCGGCGCGGCACCTCGGGGTGGACGTGGAGCGGCTGAGGGTCGTGCTGATCCTGGTCGTCGCGCTGCTCACCGCCGCCGCCGTGAGCGTGTCCGGGGTGATCGGGTTCGTCGGGCTGGTCGTCCCGCATCTGCTGCGCATGGCGGCCGGGCCGGGGCACCGGTTCCTGATCCCGGGCAGCGCGCTCGCCGGGGCGGTCGTCCTGCTGGCGGCGGACCTGGCGGCCCGCACGATCGTCCAGCCCGCCGAACTCCCGCTCGGCGTCCTCACCGCCCTGATCGGCAGCCCGTTCTTCTTCTGGCTGCTCCGCAGGACCCGCCGCAAGCAGGGAGGCTGGGCATGA
- a CDS encoding PhzF family phenazine biosynthesis protein, translating to MTDFDVLRVFCGPRGGYGNELGVVREGSVMPDRAERQEFAAKLGFSETVFVDDPERGVIDIYTPSLRLPFAGYPCVGAAWLLDVPELVTPAGVVGARLDGEFSWIEALPEWAPPRTFRQYASAAEVDDLRVPEPGERSEMGVPPDEVWGGIYAWAWEDEAAGRVRARAFPGRGDGIDEDEATGAAALQLTAQLGRALNITQGTGSQILTAPQPHGWVEVGGRVFLER from the coding sequence GTGACCGACTTCGATGTGCTGCGGGTGTTCTGCGGACCCCGCGGCGGATACGGCAACGAACTGGGCGTCGTCCGCGAGGGCTCCGTGATGCCCGACCGCGCCGAGCGCCAGGAGTTCGCCGCCAAACTCGGCTTCAGCGAGACCGTGTTCGTGGACGACCCCGAGCGCGGTGTCATCGACATCTACACCCCCTCGCTGCGCCTGCCCTTCGCCGGATACCCGTGCGTGGGCGCGGCCTGGCTGCTCGACGTACCCGAACTGGTCACCCCGGCCGGGGTCGTCGGGGCCCGGCTGGACGGGGAGTTCAGCTGGATCGAGGCCCTGCCGGAGTGGGCCCCGCCCCGCACGTTCCGCCAGTACGCCTCCGCCGCCGAGGTCGACGACCTGCGGGTACCGGAGCCAGGCGAGCGAAGCGAGATGGGGGTACCCCCGGACGAAGTCTGGGGGGGGATCTATGCCTGGGCCTGGGAGGACGAGGCCGCCGGCCGCGTCCGCGCCCGCGCCTTCCCCGGCCGCGGCGACGGCATCGACGAGGACGAGGCCACGGGCGCGGCGGCGCTACAGCTGACGGCTCAGCTGGGCCGTGCCCTGAACATCACCCAGGGCACGGGCTCCCAGATCCTGACGGCACCGCAGCCGCACGGGTGGGTGGAGGTCGGGGGGCGGGTGTTCCTGGAGCGGTAG